From a single bacterium genomic region:
- a CDS encoding NarK/NasA family nitrate transporter — MKEKALAWQVLALNTIAFTVCFACWMLNGVLVTFLVENGIFEWDAAQIGTLIGIPVLTGSIMRLPVGMLTDRFGGRPVYATLMLLCAVPMYLLSRVDSYSGYLLASLGFGLTGASFAVGIAFSSVWFRREQQGTALGIFGAGNAGAALTVMGAPAVLRKLTNGGRDLEGWRDLPVYYAVLLVVMAIVFYLFTKNRKPETASQRTFLQMLRPLRNVRVWRFGLYYFLVFGGFVALAQWLVPYYVNVYSMSIVTAGLLTSIFSLPSGVIRALGGYLSDRVGARTVMYWILGTTALCCAALFFPKMEIESTGSGVMARRSGTVSAVSDTHVQVGEDTYALESEEAMQIDEAQTHLLPVIRSWHVPAVEVGQTVAKRHLLARGVTNIFFQANVWVFTALVFVIGIAMGIGKAAVYKYIPDYFPTEVGVVGGMVGVLGGLGGFFCPIIFGYLLKGIGLWTTTWVFFFFVTMVCLIWLHITVRGISRRETAIEAPEMPTFDGGG, encoded by the coding sequence ATGAAGGAGAAAGCACTAGCGTGGCAGGTCCTCGCTCTCAATACGATCGCCTTTACCGTCTGCTTCGCCTGTTGGATGCTCAACGGCGTGCTGGTGACCTTCCTGGTAGAGAACGGGATCTTCGAGTGGGACGCGGCCCAGATTGGTACGTTGATCGGCATCCCGGTTCTCACCGGCTCGATTATGAGACTGCCCGTGGGCATGCTCACCGACCGCTTCGGCGGGCGCCCGGTCTACGCGACGCTGATGCTTCTGTGTGCGGTTCCAATGTACTTGTTGAGCCGCGTTGACTCCTATTCTGGCTACCTGCTCGCGAGTCTGGGCTTCGGCCTCACCGGAGCCTCGTTCGCGGTGGGCATCGCCTTCTCCTCGGTTTGGTTTCGCAGAGAGCAGCAGGGAACGGCCCTGGGGATCTTCGGTGCGGGCAACGCCGGGGCGGCTCTGACCGTCATGGGAGCGCCCGCGGTCCTGAGGAAGCTGACGAACGGAGGCCGGGACCTGGAAGGGTGGCGAGACCTCCCGGTCTATTACGCCGTCCTGCTCGTCGTGATGGCGATCGTTTTCTACCTGTTCACCAAAAACAGGAAGCCGGAGACCGCCTCGCAACGAACTTTCCTACAGATGCTCCGACCGCTGAGGAACGTGCGCGTATGGCGATTCGGCCTGTACTACTTCCTGGTTTTCGGCGGCTTCGTCGCTCTGGCTCAGTGGCTCGTGCCCTACTACGTCAATGTGTACTCGATGTCGATTGTGACGGCCGGCCTGCTGACCTCGATCTTCTCGTTGCCGTCAGGCGTCATCCGCGCCCTGGGCGGCTATCTGTCGGATCGGGTCGGCGCCCGCACGGTGATGTACTGGATTCTGGGAACGACCGCGCTCTGCTGCGCAGCCTTGTTCTTTCCCAAGATGGAGATCGAGTCGACGGGAAGCGGAGTCATGGCTCGTAGGAGCGGCACCGTTAGCGCAGTGTCTGACACTCACGTCCAAGTGGGGGAAGACACCTACGCGCTCGAGTCCGAAGAGGCGATGCAGATCGATGAAGCGCAGACTCACCTCTTGCCGGTCATCCGCTCCTGGCACGTGCCGGCGGTCGAGGTCGGGCAGACGGTCGCGAAGCGTCATCTGCTCGCCAGGGGAGTCACCAACATCTTTTTCCAGGCCAACGTCTGGGTGTTCACCGCGCTGGTGTTCGTGATCGGCATCGCCATGGGAATCGGCAAGGCGGCGGTATACAAATACATCCCCGACTACTTCCCTACCGAGGTCGGCGTCGTCGGAGGAATGGTCGGGGTCCTGGGCGGGCTAGGGGGTTTCTTCTGCCCCATCATCTTCGGCTATCTGCTCAAAGGCATCGGGCTCTGGACCACGACCTGGGTCTTCTTCTTTTTCGTGACGATGGTGTGTCTCATCTGGCTCCATATCACCGTGAGGGGAATTTCCAGGAGGGAGACCGCCATCGAGGCTCCGGAGATGCCAACTTTCGACGGCGGCGGCTAG